A genomic segment from Chitinophagaceae bacterium encodes:
- a CDS encoding DUF4249 domain-containing protein, which translates to MKLFQLLLLLLFLSACEKDVDFKLQTATQKLVVDASIENGLPPKVVLTKTTPFFASITPALLDSSFVHNAIVEVSNGILTHHLKEYTYPLAPGFFGYYYGIDSAQLATAFTGVLNTQYTLKVVVDGKEYTSSISIPGIETQADSIWTKPAPHNDDSNARVMMVRATDPAGLGNFIRYYTKVNSEPMYPGYNSVFSDEVIDGTTFELEFSRGVDKNDPPSNDSNFFAKGDTITLKFCNIQKPVYTFWSTWEFAWQSIGNPFAQPNTVEGNISNGALGAFCGYAAVFKTIISD; encoded by the coding sequence ATGAAACTTTTTCAACTCCTTTTACTGCTGCTTTTTTTATCTGCTTGCGAAAAAGATGTTGATTTTAAACTACAAACAGCAACACAAAAATTGGTTGTAGATGCCAGCATTGAAAATGGATTGCCCCCAAAAGTGGTATTAACCAAAACCACGCCTTTTTTTGCCAGCATTACGCCTGCCTTACTGGACAGTAGTTTTGTACACAATGCCATTGTAGAAGTTTCCAACGGGATACTTACACACCATTTAAAAGAATATACTTACCCTTTGGCGCCGGGCTTTTTTGGATATTATTATGGGATAGATTCGGCACAACTTGCTACTGCATTTACCGGCGTATTAAATACTCAGTATACGCTAAAAGTAGTGGTAGATGGAAAAGAATATACTTCCTCTATTAGTATTCCGGGCATTGAAACACAAGCAGACAGCATTTGGACAAAACCTGCACCGCATAATGATGATAGTAATGCAAGGGTTATGATGGTAAGGGCAACAGACCCAGCCGGATTAGGGAATTTTATAAGGTATTACACTAAAGTTAACAGTGAGCCAATGTATCCCGGATACAATTCGGTGTTTAGCGATGAAGTAATAGATGGTACAACATTTGAACTGGAGTTTTCCCGTGGCGTAGATAAAAATGACCCGCCAAGCAACGACAGTAATTTTTTTGCAAAAGGGGATACCATTACTTTAAAGTTTTGCAACATCCAAAAGCCGGTTTATACTTTTTGGTCTACCTGGGAGTTTGCCTGGCAATCTATTGGCAACCCATTTGCACAACCCAATACGGTTGAAGGCAATATTTCCAATGGGGCTTTGGGCGCATTTTGCGGATATGCAGCAGTATTTAAAACAATAATTTCAGATTAA
- the folB gene encoding dihydroneopterin aldolase, with protein MFNIHLQQLKFHGHHGILDEETLIGNNFEVSVTVNFIAKGPIESLSDTVNYVELHHIIKEIFHQPVKLLETLAEEICDKLHQYDNRIKRVEISINKLNPPINNFTGTVGVSLSKDYEVII; from the coding sequence ATGTTTAATATTCATCTGCAACAGTTAAAATTTCATGGCCATCATGGCATCCTTGACGAAGAAACCTTAATTGGCAACAATTTTGAGGTATCGGTTACCGTTAACTTTATTGCAAAAGGGCCAATAGAATCACTATCCGATACGGTAAATTATGTGGAACTGCACCATATCATAAAAGAAATATTTCACCAGCCCGTTAAATTACTGGAAACACTGGCTGAAGAAATATGCGATAAACTGCATCAGTATGATAACAGGATAAAAAGGGTGGAAATAAGTATCAATAAACTCAATCCGCCAATAAATAATTTTACCGGAACGGTAGGTGTAAGTTTAAGCAAAGATTATGAAGTAATCATTTAA
- a CDS encoding DHH family phosphoesterase, which translates to MQSIANIYPQLTVPKKVVVTMHQKPDADAMGSSLGLYHFLKQFNHEVTVISPTNWASFLSWMPGADKVLDFDRPHLKAKALEAIVGADWVFCLDFNTLSRTKNMEQALSDTQALRILIDHHQQPQVDMFSFGESNTEKSSTCEMIYDFIIASGHADKLNNEAAQCIYAGVMTDTGSFRFPITSAAVHRLIADLKNRGLNHSKIHEDLFDNFSENRLKFIGNVLLNRLVVFYEYNTALITIPQADLIKYDIKTGDTEGLVNYPLSIEGIKLATIIIDRGEERKLSFRSKGDFDVNEFARKYFSGGGHKNAAGGQSEKPLDEVAKDFEEAIKQNRDQLSTYNF; encoded by the coding sequence ATGCAATCTATAGCAAATATATATCCCCAGCTTACTGTTCCTAAAAAGGTTGTGGTAACCATGCATCAAAAGCCCGATGCAGATGCAATGGGCTCTTCTTTAGGCTTATATCATTTTTTAAAACAGTTTAACCATGAGGTTACGGTAATTTCCCCAACTAACTGGGCAAGTTTTTTAAGCTGGATGCCGGGAGCAGATAAGGTTCTAGATTTTGACAGGCCGCACCTTAAAGCCAAAGCCCTGGAAGCCATTGTAGGCGCCGACTGGGTTTTTTGCCTTGATTTTAATACACTGAGCCGTACCAAAAATATGGAGCAGGCTTTATCCGATACGCAGGCCCTGCGCATCTTAATTGACCATCACCAGCAACCACAAGTAGATATGTTTTCTTTTGGAGAAAGCAATACAGAGAAAAGTTCTACCTGCGAAATGATTTATGATTTTATCATAGCATCTGGCCATGCCGATAAATTAAATAACGAAGCGGCACAATGCATCTATGCAGGTGTAATGACAGATACCGGCTCTTTTCGTTTTCCCATTACCAGTGCTGCAGTTCACCGGTTAATTGCCGACTTAAAAAACAGGGGGCTCAACCACAGCAAAATACATGAAGACCTGTTTGATAACTTTTCTGAAAACAGGTTAAAATTTATTGGCAACGTTTTGCTCAACAGGCTGGTAGTATTTTACGAATATAATACCGCATTAATAACTATTCCGCAGGCCGACCTCATAAAGTACGATATTAAAACCGGCGATACCGAAGGATTGGTAAATTACCCTTTGAGTATTGAAGGCATAAAGCTGGCTACCATAATTATAGACAGGGGAGAAGAACGTAAACTCTCATTTAGGAGCAAAGGTGATTTTGACGTAAATGAATTTGCCAGAAAATATTTTTCAGGAGGTGGCCACAAAAATGCAGCCGGTGGCCAAAGTGAAAAGCCGCTGGATGAAGTGGCTAAAGATTTTGAGGAAGCCATCAAACAAAATAGGGACCAATTAAGCACTTATAATTTTTAA
- a CDS encoding arginase, with product MKNIKLIEVPSEIGAGTRGASLGVDAIKVAALDFMSNFFIHFPSEKVEVANHLLFEPIHSPYAKRIHGLLEIYGRLSKSVSECLKNNFFPVVLSGDHSTAGGTISGIRMAKPKSKLGVIWIDAHADLHTPFTTPSGNMHGMPLAAVIGEDNQESKTHEVDEKTVKMWNELKGIGKIMPKVLPEDIVFISLRDYEKEEKALIEKYGMKVITTGELRRIGAENVSRKVLRYLSDCTDIYVSFDVDSLDASISKGTGTPVSNGLKEREAEDLISKFMQNRKVCCFEITEVNPTLDKENLMAEIAFNILQRSVNVLMMN from the coding sequence ATGAAAAATATAAAACTTATTGAAGTTCCGTCGGAAATTGGCGCAGGCACCCGTGGTGCAAGCCTTGGCGTAGATGCCATTAAAGTTGCGGCGCTGGATTTTATGAGTAACTTTTTTATCCATTTTCCTTCGGAGAAAGTTGAAGTGGCCAATCATTTATTGTTTGAGCCCATTCACTCTCCTTATGCCAAACGCATACATGGATTGCTGGAAATTTATGGCCGGCTGAGTAAGTCGGTAAGCGAATGTTTAAAAAATAATTTTTTCCCGGTTGTGCTTAGTGGCGATCATAGTACAGCAGGTGGAACCATATCGGGAATAAGAATGGCTAAACCCAAAAGTAAACTTGGGGTAATATGGATTGATGCACATGCCGATTTACACACACCATTTACCACGCCATCGGGCAATATGCACGGAATGCCGCTAGCGGCAGTAATTGGGGAAGATAATCAGGAAAGTAAAACGCATGAGGTAGATGAGAAAACGGTAAAAATGTGGAACGAACTCAAAGGAATTGGGAAAATAATGCCCAAAGTTTTGCCGGAAGATATCGTGTTTATTTCGCTGAGAGATTATGAAAAAGAAGAAAAAGCTTTAATAGAAAAATACGGAATGAAGGTAATTACTACAGGTGAACTGAGGAGGATTGGGGCCGAAAATGTGAGCCGTAAAGTATTGCGCTACCTTAGCGATTGTACCGATATATATGTGAGTTTTGATGTGGACAGCCTGGATGCATCTATTTCAAAAGGCACAGGAACGCCAGTAAGCAACGGCCTTAAGGAAAGAGAAGCCGAAGATCTTATAAGTAAGTTTATGCAAAACCGCAAAGTGTGTTGCTTTGAAATTACCGAAGTAAACCCTACGCTGGATAAAGAAAACCTAATGGCTGAAATTGCCTTTAATATTTTACAAAGAAGCGTAAATGTACTTATGATGAACTAA
- a CDS encoding nucleoside-diphosphate kinase: MSRRTFTMIKPDATEKGHTGAILNMINQAGFRIVAMKMTKLSTEKAGEFYAVHKERPFYGELVEFMSRGPITAAILEKDNAVEDFRKLIGATNPAQAEEGTIRKKYAASVGENAVHGSDSNENALIEGDFFFSKLEQF, encoded by the coding sequence ATGAGCAGGAGAACATTTACCATGATTAAGCCGGATGCTACCGAAAAAGGACATACCGGAGCTATTTTGAATATGATTAACCAGGCTGGTTTTCGTATTGTAGCAATGAAAATGACTAAACTTAGTACCGAAAAAGCCGGAGAATTTTATGCCGTACATAAAGAACGCCCTTTTTATGGCGAATTGGTAGAATTTATGAGCCGTGGCCCCATTACCGCTGCAATACTTGAAAAAGATAATGCAGTGGAAGACTTTCGTAAGTTGATAGGTGCAACCAATCCAGCCCAGGCTGAGGAAGGAACAATTCGCAAAAAATATGCAGCATCGGTTGGAGAAAATGCCGTACATGGTAGCGACAGCAATGAAAATGCTTTAATTGAAGGCGATTTCTTTTTTAGCAAATTAGAGCAGTTTTAA
- a CDS encoding M1 family metallopeptidase: MKLLYALFSLLFATTITAQTQRPATKYEPYNLFSPIFYPYPETITRSADGSPNAGYWQNAVDYNINVSLNDNTHVIAGYVDITYKNNSPHELPFLWLQLDQNLFAKNSRGQARMPVGSYSRYGDAGSNFDGGYKITDVKLLPQNSNVECVISDTRMQVRLPNALKPKGDETKLRINFSFMLPEYGADRSGILKTKNGDIFSVAQFFPRLCVYDDIQGWNTDPYLGPSEFYCEYGDYDLSITAPANHIVVASGELQNAKDVLSPGMYKKYIDARQSNKTSIIKSVDEVDNASAKPATATLTWKFKLQNARDVAWASSKAVIWDGATINLPSGKKAFAQSVYPIESIGNNGWERSTEFTKGSIENYSKRWFEYPYPSAINVASNVGGMEYPGIVFCGSMAKGSGLFGVTDHEFGHTWFPMIVGSNERKYGWMDEGFNTFINGIATKDFNHGEFFEQHNNADYHAFMFGPNSESIMHTPDAMKEGNIGNALYGKPGYGLELLRNQILDSNRFDYAFRIYIKNWAFKHPTPWDFFRSMDNAAGENLSWFWKAWFMENYALDQAIDNVTYVDNFTRKGAIVTLSNLDKMAMPVYLSYATVSGKNGNIKLPVEIWNNTAVFKVKLNTEEELKWVTIDPNKIFPDMNYSNNTWKKEQ, translated from the coding sequence ATGAAACTCCTTTACGCTTTATTTTCTCTATTATTTGCCACTACCATTACTGCGCAAACCCAAAGGCCCGCAACAAAATACGAACCATATAACCTGTTTTCGCCTATTTTTTATCCTTATCCGGAAACCATTACCAGAAGCGCAGACGGCTCACCCAATGCCGGTTACTGGCAAAATGCCGTTGATTATAACATTAATGTTTCCTTAAATGATAACACCCATGTAATTGCCGGTTATGTGGACATTACTTATAAAAATAACAGCCCGCACGAATTGCCTTTTTTGTGGCTGCAGTTAGATCAAAATTTATTTGCCAAAAACAGTCGTGGACAAGCCCGAATGCCCGTGGGAAGTTATAGCAGGTATGGCGATGCAGGTAGTAATTTTGATGGAGGTTATAAAATTACCGATGTAAAACTGTTGCCTCAAAACAGTAACGTGGAGTGCGTTATTTCAGATACAAGGATGCAGGTAAGGCTGCCCAATGCTTTGAAGCCAAAAGGAGATGAAACAAAATTAAGAATAAATTTTTCTTTTATGTTACCAGAATACGGTGCAGATAGGAGCGGAATTTTGAAAACAAAAAATGGGGATATTTTTTCTGTAGCACAGTTTTTCCCACGCCTTTGTGTATATGATGATATACAGGGATGGAATACCGACCCTTACCTTGGCCCTAGTGAATTTTATTGCGAATACGGAGATTATGATCTGAGCATTACAGCCCCGGCCAACCATATTGTGGTTGCCAGCGGAGAACTGCAAAATGCCAAGGATGTACTTTCACCCGGTATGTATAAAAAATACATAGATGCCCGGCAAAGCAATAAAACAAGCATTATTAAATCGGTAGATGAAGTTGACAATGCATCGGCAAAACCCGCAACGGCAACCCTTACATGGAAATTTAAATTGCAAAATGCAAGGGATGTTGCATGGGCAAGTTCCAAAGCTGTAATTTGGGATGGCGCCACTATAAACCTGCCTTCGGGCAAAAAGGCTTTTGCACAAAGCGTTTATCCCATTGAAAGTATTGGGAACAACGGATGGGAGCGCAGCACAGAATTTACAAAAGGAAGTATAGAAAATTACAGCAAACGATGGTTTGAATATCCTTACCCATCCGCAATAAATGTGGCCAGCAATGTGGGCGGTATGGAATACCCCGGAATAGTTTTTTGCGGATCTATGGCAAAGGGTAGTGGTTTATTTGGCGTTACCGACCATGAATTTGGCCATACCTGGTTCCCCATGATTGTAGGGAGCAACGAACGTAAATACGGTTGGATGGATGAAGGTTTCAACACTTTTATAAACGGAATTGCTACCAAAGATTTTAACCATGGTGAATTTTTTGAGCAACACAACAACGCCGATTATCACGCTTTTATGTTTGGCCCCAATTCTGAAAGCATTATGCACACACCCGATGCAATGAAAGAAGGAAATATAGGCAATGCATTATATGGTAAGCCAGGCTATGGATTGGAATTATTAAGGAATCAAATACTGGATTCAAACCGGTTTGACTATGCCTTTAGGATTTATATAAAAAACTGGGCTTTTAAACACCCCACGCCCTGGGATTTCTTCCGGAGTATGGATAACGCAGCAGGCGAAAACCTAAGCTGGTTTTGGAAAGCATGGTTTATGGAAAACTATGCACTTGACCAGGCAATTGATAATGTAACTTATGTTGATAATTTTACACGAAAAGGTGCCATAGTTACACTTAGTAATTTAGATAAAATGGCCATGCCTGTATATTTGAGTTACGCAACCGTTTCAGGAAAAAATGGAAATATTAAATTGCCGGTAGAAATTTGGAACAACACGGCGGTTTTTAAAGTAAAGCTAAATACAGAAGAAGAACTTAAGTGGGTAACCATTGATCCAAATAAAATTTTTCCTGATATGAATTACAGCAATAATACCTGGAAGAAAGAGCAATGA
- the trxB gene encoding thioredoxin-disulfide reductase, with amino-acid sequence MEKTTIEKLNCLIIGSGPAGYTAAIYASRANMHPVMYQGIQPGGQLTITTDVENYPGYPDGILGPEMMINFEKQARRMGTDIRYGTATKVDFSTHPLKVQIDEEKWIEANSVIISTGASAKWLGLPGEQRLNGMGVSACAVCDGFFFKGKEVAIVGAGDTAAEEALYLSKLCTKVHMLIRKSEMRASKIMQDRVLNSPNIIVYWNTETEDVVGEKNVEGVKIFNNKTGEKSTIPVSAFFVAIGHQPNSDIFKGFLKMDEAGYIITEPGSTKTNVEGVFASGDVQDKIYRQAVTAAGTGCMAALDAERYLGEKGFH; translated from the coding sequence ATGGAAAAAACTACAATTGAAAAACTAAATTGTTTGATTATAGGCTCCGGACCAGCAGGATATACCGCAGCCATTTACGCATCAAGAGCAAATATGCACCCGGTTATGTACCAGGGCATTCAGCCCGGCGGGCAGCTAACTATTACAACAGATGTTGAAAATTATCCCGGCTATCCCGATGGTATTTTGGGACCGGAAATGATGATAAATTTTGAAAAACAAGCCCGGCGTATGGGTACAGATATACGCTATGGCACTGCTACAAAAGTTGATTTCTCCACACATCCTTTAAAAGTGCAAATTGATGAAGAAAAGTGGATTGAAGCCAATTCCGTTATCATAAGTACAGGCGCTAGTGCAAAATGGCTGGGTCTGCCCGGCGAACAACGCTTAAATGGAATGGGCGTGAGCGCATGTGCAGTATGCGATGGTTTTTTCTTTAAAGGGAAAGAAGTAGCTATTGTTGGCGCAGGCGATACAGCGGCAGAAGAGGCTTTATATTTATCCAAACTTTGCACAAAAGTTCACATGCTCATACGCAAAAGTGAAATGAGGGCAAGTAAAATTATGCAGGACCGTGTTTTAAATTCCCCCAACATTATTGTTTACTGGAATACCGAAACCGAAGATGTGGTTGGAGAAAAAAATGTGGAAGGCGTAAAAATCTTCAATAATAAAACCGGGGAAAAATCTACAATCCCGGTAAGTGCATTTTTTGTAGCCATTGGCCATCAGCCCAACAGCGATATTTTTAAAGGTTTTTTGAAGATGGATGAAGCAGGCTATATCATTACAGAACCCGGAAGCACAAAAACAAATGTTGAAGGCGTATTTGCCAGTGGCGATGTACAGGATAAAATTTACCGGCAGGCAGTTACCGCAGCAGGAACCGGTTGTATGGCTGCTTTAGATGCCGAAAGATACCTGGGCGAAAAAGGGTTTCATTAA
- a CDS encoding DUF3291 domain-containing protein has product MHASLFIIRYKFFCIPFAFLAMAVFHFPLLFNRKIFFYKLLGSGKNGSFSKKPDLRQWAIFITWKDETGNYLPVFIEKWLKFFKCEILHIELAPVGSKGKWDGKALFDKLENQWVENVPIAILTRATIRISRLREFWQNVKPVSAELDKAKGLLLSVGIGEMPFIKQATFSIWETMDDMKAFAYTQEEHAAVIQKTRKRNWYSEEMFTRFKIISCKGTLKGKNPLMHNKLPL; this is encoded by the coding sequence ATGCACGCTTCTCTTTTTATTATTCGTTACAAATTTTTTTGTATCCCATTTGCTTTTTTAGCAATGGCTGTTTTTCATTTTCCGCTACTCTTTAACCGTAAAATTTTTTTTTACAAATTATTAGGCAGCGGAAAAAACGGCAGCTTTAGCAAAAAACCAGATTTAAGGCAATGGGCAATTTTTATTACCTGGAAAGATGAAACCGGTAATTACCTCCCGGTATTTATTGAAAAATGGCTTAAATTTTTTAAATGCGAAATATTGCATATTGAACTTGCTCCGGTAGGGTCAAAAGGAAAATGGGATGGAAAAGCACTGTTTGACAAATTGGAAAATCAATGGGTAGAAAATGTACCTATAGCAATTTTAACCCGGGCAACAATCCGGATAAGCCGTTTAAGAGAATTTTGGCAAAACGTAAAACCCGTATCTGCCGAACTGGATAAAGCAAAAGGGTTGCTTTTGAGCGTGGGCATTGGGGAAATGCCTTTTATAAAGCAAGCTACATTTAGCATTTGGGAAACTATGGATGATATGAAGGCATTTGCCTATACACAAGAGGAACATGCAGCCGTAATTCAAAAAACCAGAAAGCGTAACTGGTATAGCGAAGAAATGTTTACCCGTTTTAAAATTATCAGTTGCAAAGGCACGCTTAAAGGAAAAAATCCGTTAATGCATAATAAACTACCTTTGTGA
- a CDS encoding RNA polymerase sigma factor RpoD/SigA, whose product MRQLKIATQITNRDSQAVEKYLQEISKISMITPEEETILAQKIKMGDQRALDKLVQANLRFVVSVAKQYQHQGLSLSDLINEGNLGLIKAAQRFDETKGFKFISYAVWWIRQSILQALAEQGRLVRLPQNKIGTYNKANKAYMAFEQEHEREPSTEELAELLEMSETEINNIFQSNTRHTSLDAPVHEAEDVAMGDLLKGGAETDEDVMHDSLKNEISRVLKSLSPREAEIVNAYFGLDGEAGVTVEQIGQKYDLTKERIRQIKERAIKRLQKARYSGTLKAYLGK is encoded by the coding sequence ATGAGGCAACTTAAAATAGCTACCCAAATTACCAACAGGGATTCGCAAGCGGTAGAAAAATACCTGCAGGAAATTTCAAAAATTTCGATGATTACGCCGGAAGAAGAAACTATTCTGGCCCAAAAAATTAAAATGGGCGACCAGCGTGCATTGGATAAATTAGTGCAGGCCAACCTTCGTTTTGTGGTTTCAGTTGCCAAGCAATACCAGCACCAGGGTTTATCGCTTAGCGATTTAATTAATGAAGGCAACCTTGGCCTTATTAAGGCAGCCCAGCGGTTTGATGAAACCAAAGGATTTAAGTTTATTTCTTATGCCGTTTGGTGGATTCGTCAATCAATATTACAGGCATTGGCAGAGCAAGGCAGGCTGGTACGTTTGCCCCAAAATAAAATTGGCACTTACAACAAAGCCAATAAAGCCTATATGGCATTTGAACAGGAACATGAACGTGAGCCTTCTACCGAAGAACTTGCAGAGTTGCTGGAAATGAGCGAAACCGAAATTAATAATATTTTTCAAAGCAATACAAGGCACACTTCCTTAGATGCACCGGTACATGAAGCTGAAGATGTAGCCATGGGAGATTTATTAAAAGGTGGCGCCGAAACAGATGAAGATGTAATGCACGACTCATTAAAAAATGAAATCAGCCGTGTATTAAAATCTTTAAGTCCAAGAGAAGCAGAAATTGTAAATGCATATTTTGGCCTCGATGGAGAAGCCGGCGTTACCGTAGAACAAATTGGCCAAAAATATGATCTTACCAAAGAACGAATCCGCCAAATAAAAGAAAGAGCAATAAAAAGGCTGCAAAAAGCAAGGTATAGCGGAACTTTAAAAGCATACTTGGGTAAATAG